The Panicum hallii strain FIL2 chromosome 9, PHallii_v3.1, whole genome shotgun sequence genome has a window encoding:
- the LOC112876771 gene encoding serine/threonine-protein kinase tricorner-like isoform X1: MDSARSWFTKLQTREKSIGKKKELPPNGKESGDDAPSSATKQRVAAAKQYIEKHYKEQMKHLQDRKERRCSLEKKLADADVSEEEVNNILKQFEKKETEYMRLQRHKMSVDDFDLLTMIGKGAFGEVRVCREKSTGNVYAMKKLKKSEMLRRGQVEHVRAERNLLAEVDHHCIVKLYCSFQDNEYLYLIMEYLPGGDMMTLLMRKDTLTEDEARFYVGETVLAIEAIHKHNYIHRDIKPDNLLLDKYGHLRLSDFGLCKPLDYSNFPDLNDKDVTPTKSSSTQGDGKQQSMPKRSQQEQLEHWQKNRRTLAYSTVGTPDYIAPEVLLKKGYGMECDWWSLGAIMYEMLVGYPPFYSDEPMTTCRKIVNWRTHLKFPEEARLTAEAKDLISKLLCNVDQRLGTKGAEEIKEHSWFSELQWNKLYEMEAAYLPQVTDELDTQNFEKFEESSDSVQCSAKAGPWRKMLSSKDLNFVGYTYKNFELVNDHDVPGMAELKKKEKAKRPSVKSLFDSPEGEEKNSQEQEQGREQQRDEDAAEGSVRKPAAEPELTRSLSSAST, encoded by the exons ATGGATTCAGCGAGGAGTTGGTTCACCAAGCTCCAAACGAGGGAGAAATCCATTGGCAAGAAGAAGGAATTGCCTCCCAATGGCAAGGAATCAGGTGATGATGCACCATCCAGCGCAACCAAGCAGAGGGTTGCCGCTGCCAAGCAGTACATTGAGAAACACTACAAGGAgcaaatgaagcatttgcaggACAGGAAAGAGAG ACGGTGTAGTCTAGAAAAGAAATTAGCAGATGCCGATGTGTCCGAGGAGGAGGTGAACAACATCTTGAAGCAATTTGAGAAGAAAGAGACGGAGTACATGCGTTTGCAAAGGCATAAAATGAGCGTCGACGATTTTGACTTGTTAACAATGATAGGCAAGGGAGCATTTGGTGAG GTCAGAGTCTGCAGAGAGAAGTCCACAGGAAACGTTTATGCAATGAAGAAGCTTAAAAAGTCGGAAATGCTTCGCCGAGGTCAG GTTGAGCATGTCAGAGCTGAAAGAAATCTTCTTGCTGAAGTGGATCACCACTGCATTGTCAAACTATACTGCTCATTCCAGGACAATGAGTATCTGTACCTGATCATGGAGTACCTCCCCGGAGGTGACATGATGACGCTGCTCATGAGGAAAGACACACTGACTGAAGATGAGGCCAGGTTCTATGTTGGCGAGACAGTTCTTGCGATCGAAGCGATCCACAAGCACAACTACATCCACAG AGATATCAAGCCTGATAACCTGCTACTAGATAAGTATGGTCACTTGAGACTGTCGGATTTTGGGTTGTGCAAACCGCTAGACTATTCAAACTTCCCGGACCTGAATGATAAGGATGTTACACCTACAAAATCATCGTCGACGCAAGGGGATGGGAAACAACAGTCGATGCCAAAGCGCTCGCAGCAAGAACAGTTGGAGCACTGGCAAAAGAATAGAAGAACTTTG GCATATTCGACTGTTGGTACACCAGACTACATTGCTCCAGAAGTTCTTCTGAAGAAAGGATATGGGATGGAGTGTGACTG GTGGTCTCTTGGTGCTATCATGTATGAGATGCTAGTGGGCTATCCTCCATTTTATTCAGATGAGCCTATGACAACTTGTAGAAAG ATAGTGAACTGGAGAACACATTTGAAGTTTCCTGAAGAAGCGAGACTAACAGCGGAGGCAAAGGATCTTATAAGTAAACTACTATGCAATGTCGACCAACGCCTCGGTACAAAAGGGGCAGAGGAAATAAAG GAGCACTCCTGGTTTAGCGAATTACAATGGAATAAACTGTACGAAATGGAAGCTGCATATCTGCCTCAAGTCACAGATGAGTTGGACACGCAGAACTTTGAGAAATTTGAAGAG TCCTCGGATAGTGTTCAGTGTTCAGCAAAGGCGGGCCCTTGGAGGAAG ATGCTTTCttcaaaggatttgaatttcgTGGGCTACACCTACAAGAACTTTGAACTCGTGAACGATCATGACGTCCCTGGCATGG CTGAActgaagaagaaggagaaggcAAAGAGACCAAGCGTCAAGTCTCTCTTCG ATTCGCCTGAAGGGGAGGAGAAGAACAgccaggagcaggagcagggcCGGGAGCAGCAGCGCGACGAGGACGCCGCCGAAGGAAGCGTGAGGAAGCCCGCGGCGGAGCCCGAGCTGACCAGAAGCCTCAGCTCGGCGTCCACATGA
- the LOC112876771 gene encoding serine/threonine-protein kinase tricorner-like isoform X2 has protein sequence MDSARSWFTKLQTREKSIGKKKELPPNGKESGDDAPSSATKQRVAAAKQYIEKHYKEQMKHLQDRKERRCSLEKKLADADVSEEEVNNILKQFEKKETEYMRLQRHKMSVDDFDLLTMIGKGAFGEVRVCREKSTGNVYAMKKLKKSEMLRRGQVEHVRAERNLLAEVDHHCIVKLYCSFQDNEYLYLIMEYLPGGDMMTLLMRKDTLTEDEARFYVGETVLAIEAIHKHNYIHRDIKPDNLLLDKYGHLRLSDFGLCKPLDYSNFPDLNDKDVTPTKSSSTQGDGKQQSMPKRSQQEQLEHWQKNRRTLAYSTVGTPDYIAPEVLLKKGYGMECDWWSLGAIMYEMLVGYPPFYSDEPMTTCRKIVNWRTHLKFPEEARLTAEAKDLISKLLCNVDQRLGTKGAEEIKEHSWFSELQWNKLYEMEAAYLPQVTDELDTQNFEKFEESSDSVQCSAKAGPWRKMLSSKDLNFVGYTYKNFELVNDHDVPGMAELKKKEKAKRPSVKSLFGADSPEGEEKNSQEQEQGREQQRDEDAAEGSVRKPAAEPELTRSLSSAST, from the exons ATGGATTCAGCGAGGAGTTGGTTCACCAAGCTCCAAACGAGGGAGAAATCCATTGGCAAGAAGAAGGAATTGCCTCCCAATGGCAAGGAATCAGGTGATGATGCACCATCCAGCGCAACCAAGCAGAGGGTTGCCGCTGCCAAGCAGTACATTGAGAAACACTACAAGGAgcaaatgaagcatttgcaggACAGGAAAGAGAG ACGGTGTAGTCTAGAAAAGAAATTAGCAGATGCCGATGTGTCCGAGGAGGAGGTGAACAACATCTTGAAGCAATTTGAGAAGAAAGAGACGGAGTACATGCGTTTGCAAAGGCATAAAATGAGCGTCGACGATTTTGACTTGTTAACAATGATAGGCAAGGGAGCATTTGGTGAG GTCAGAGTCTGCAGAGAGAAGTCCACAGGAAACGTTTATGCAATGAAGAAGCTTAAAAAGTCGGAAATGCTTCGCCGAGGTCAG GTTGAGCATGTCAGAGCTGAAAGAAATCTTCTTGCTGAAGTGGATCACCACTGCATTGTCAAACTATACTGCTCATTCCAGGACAATGAGTATCTGTACCTGATCATGGAGTACCTCCCCGGAGGTGACATGATGACGCTGCTCATGAGGAAAGACACACTGACTGAAGATGAGGCCAGGTTCTATGTTGGCGAGACAGTTCTTGCGATCGAAGCGATCCACAAGCACAACTACATCCACAG AGATATCAAGCCTGATAACCTGCTACTAGATAAGTATGGTCACTTGAGACTGTCGGATTTTGGGTTGTGCAAACCGCTAGACTATTCAAACTTCCCGGACCTGAATGATAAGGATGTTACACCTACAAAATCATCGTCGACGCAAGGGGATGGGAAACAACAGTCGATGCCAAAGCGCTCGCAGCAAGAACAGTTGGAGCACTGGCAAAAGAATAGAAGAACTTTG GCATATTCGACTGTTGGTACACCAGACTACATTGCTCCAGAAGTTCTTCTGAAGAAAGGATATGGGATGGAGTGTGACTG GTGGTCTCTTGGTGCTATCATGTATGAGATGCTAGTGGGCTATCCTCCATTTTATTCAGATGAGCCTATGACAACTTGTAGAAAG ATAGTGAACTGGAGAACACATTTGAAGTTTCCTGAAGAAGCGAGACTAACAGCGGAGGCAAAGGATCTTATAAGTAAACTACTATGCAATGTCGACCAACGCCTCGGTACAAAAGGGGCAGAGGAAATAAAG GAGCACTCCTGGTTTAGCGAATTACAATGGAATAAACTGTACGAAATGGAAGCTGCATATCTGCCTCAAGTCACAGATGAGTTGGACACGCAGAACTTTGAGAAATTTGAAGAG TCCTCGGATAGTGTTCAGTGTTCAGCAAAGGCGGGCCCTTGGAGGAAG ATGCTTTCttcaaaggatttgaatttcgTGGGCTACACCTACAAGAACTTTGAACTCGTGAACGATCATGACGTCCCTGGCATGG CTGAActgaagaagaaggagaaggcAAAGAGACCAAGCGTCAAGTCTCTCTTCG GCGCAGATTCGCCTGAAGGGGAGGAGAAGAACAgccaggagcaggagcagggcCGGGAGCAGCAGCGCGACGAGGACGCCGCCGAAGGAAGCGTGAGGAAGCCCGCGGCGGAGCCCGAGCTGACCAGAAGCCTCAGCTCGGCGTCCACATGA
- the LOC112876774 gene encoding uncharacterized protein At1g03900 — MSSVVEEEEAFEHTLLVVREVSVYKIPPRTTSGGYKCGEWLQSDKIWSGRLRVVSCGDRCEIRLEDPATGELFAACFVLPGQRESAVETVLDSSRYFVLRIEDGRGKHAFVGLGFNERNEAFDFNVALSDHEKYVKREQEKETAGEESGGGGEIDIHPAVNRRLKEGETIRITVKNKPSTGSGMLSSAGLSGGATAKPKTGMLLAPPPGAAGKLRSPLPPPPNDPAAARMNSGHNTGIRAPKESTKRNNDPFSDLSAIKQNLPSSGESGQTKSTGSGWAAF; from the exons ATGTCgtcggtggtggaggaggaggaggccttCGAGCACACCCTGCTGGTGGTGCGCGAGGTGTCGGTGTACAAGATCCCGCCGCGCACCACCAGCGGCGGCTACAAGTGCGGCGAGTGGCTGCAGTCGGACAAGATCTGGTCGGGCCGCCTCCGCGTGGTGTCCTGCGGCGACCGCTGCGAGATCCGGCTCGAGGACCCGGCCACGGGGGAGCTCTTCGCCGCATGCTTCGTGCTGCCCGGCCAGCGGGAGAGCGCCGTCGAGACCGTGCTCGACTCCTCCCGCTACTTCGTGCTCCGCATCGAGGACGGTAGGGGGAAGCACGCCTTCGTCGGGCTCGGCTTCAACGAGCGCAACGAGGCGTTCGACTTCAATGTCGCGCTGTCGGACCACGAGAAGTACGTCAAGAGGGAACAGGAGAAGGAGACTGCCGGcgaggagagcggcggcggcggcgagattgATATACACCCCGCCGTCAATCGCCGGCTCAAG GAAGGTGAAACCATTAGGATAACTGTAAAAAACAAGCCATCAACTGGAAGTGGCATGCTTTCATCTGCTGGTTTATCTGGAGGGGCCACTGCAAAACCAAAGACAGGCATGCTTCTTGCGCCACCACCAGGAGCAGCTGGAAAGCTTCGGTCTCCTCTTCCACCTCCACCTAATGACCCTGCAGCTGCCAGGATGAATTCTGGACATAATACGGGAATCAGGGCCCCAAAAGAATCGACCAAGAGAAATAATGATCCATTTTCGGATCTTTCTGCTATAAAG CAAAACCTACCTTCATCGGGCGAATCCGGGCAAACAAAGAGCACAGGATCTGGATGGGCAGCATTCTGA
- the LOC112874951 gene encoding probable serine/threonine protein phosphatase 2A regulatory subunit B''delta: MEVEPARRDAAALDPELLQLPELAPGALRENSIIADALYSQWLVLPETAKLVKSLIEDAKTGTTLNVAGTSASTNAASSSSLPSMFPAGSAPPLSPRSTSGSPRVMRRGSGAGPSSLGSPLKLVSEPVREVIPQFYFKNGRPPPKDLKEQCLSRIDHLFFGGEGLQIQEFRSVTKDICKLPSFFSSVLFKKIDVACTGTVSRDAFVEYWINDNKITMDMASQIFEILRKPGYNYLTQDDFKPVLKELLATHPGLEFLQGTPEFQERYAETVIYRIFYSINRSGNGHLTLRELKRGNLIAALQQLDEEEDINKVLRYFSYEHFYVIYCKFWELDTDHDFLIDKENLIRYGNHSLTYRIVDRIFTQIPRKFTSMTEGKMGYEDFVYFILSEEDKSSEPSLEYWFKCIDLDGNGILTSNEMQFFYEEQLHRMECMAQEPVLFEDILCQMIDMIGPENESFFTLRDLKRCKLSGNIFNILFNLNKFMAFETRDPFLIRQERENPTLTEWDRFAHREYIRLSMEEDGEDASNGSGDVWDESLEAPF, from the exons ATGGAGGTGGAGCCGGCGAGGAGggacgcggcggcgctggacCCAGAGCTGCTGCAGCTGCCGGAGCTCGCGCCGGGCGCGCTCCGTGAGAATTCCATCATAGCTGATGCGCTCTACTCTCAGTGGCTCGTGCTGCCCGAGACGGCCAAGCTG GTAAAGTCTTTGATTGAGGATGCAAAAACTGGTACTACGCTTAATGTTGCTGGAACCTCTGCTAGTACAAATGCTGCTTCAAGTAGTTCTCTACCGTCGATGTTTCCTGCTGGTAGTGCTCCTCCACTTTCTCCTAGGAGCACTTCTGGTTCTCCCCGTGTTATGAGACGAGGATCTGGTGCTGGACCATCGTCCTTGGGTTCTCCATTGAAATTAGTTAGTGAACCAGTGAGAGAAGTTATACCTCAG TTTTACTTCAAGAACGGGCGTCCTCCTCCGAAAGACTTGAAGGAgcagtgcttatctagaatagaTCACTTATTTTTTGGTGGGGAGGGTCTTCAGATTCAAG AATTCAGATCGGTCACAAAGGACATATGCAAGCTCCCTTCGTTCTTCTCTAGTGTTCTTTTCAAGAAAATTGATGTTGCGTGCACTGGAACTGTCTCAAG GGATGCTTTTGTTGAGTACTGGATCAATGACAATAAGATTACGATGGATATGGCTAGCCAAATATTTGAAATATTAAGAAAGCCGGGTTACAACTATCTCACTCAG GATGACTTCAAGCCTGTCCTAAAAGAACTCCTGGCAACTCACCCTGGCTTAGAGTTCTTACAAGGGACCCCGGAGTTTCAGGAGAGATATG cGGAAACTGTAATATACAGAATCTTTTACTCCATAAATAGATCTGGAAATGGCCATCTTACGCTGAGAGAGCTCAAACGTGGAAATTTAATTGCTGCACTTCAGCAATTAGATGAGGAAGAAGATATCAACAAAGTGTTGAG ATACTTCTCATATGAGCACTTCTATGTGATCTACTGCAAATTCTGGGAGCTGGATACAGATCACGATTTCTTGATTGATAAGGAAAACCTTATCAGATATGGAAATCATTCATTGACCTATAGAATAGTTGATAGAATTTTTACACAG ataccaaggaaattCACAAGCATGACAGAAGGAAAGATGGGTTATGAAGACTTCGTTTACTTCATATTATCAGAGGAAGACAAATCATCTGAACCTAGCCTTGAATACTG GTTTAAGTGCATTGATCTTGATGGTAATGGTATTTTAACTTCCAATGAAATGCAATTTTTCTATGAGGAGCAATTGCACCGCATGGAGTGCATGGCACAGGAGCCTGTGCTTTTCGAGGACATATTATGCCAGATGATTGATATGATTGGACCAGAG AACGAGAGCTTTTTTACACTGCGGGACTTAAAACGGTGTAAACTCTCAGGAAATATATTCAATATTCTTTTCAATCTGAACAAGTTCATGGCATTTGAAACTCGTGATCCATTCCTCATTCGCCAG GAACGTGAAAACCCAACCCTAACTGAGTGGGATCGATTCGCGCATAGAGAGTATATTAGGTTGTCCATGGAAGAAGATGGTGAAGATGCTTCAAATGGAAGTGGTGATGTGTGGGATGAATCACTTGAGGCTCCATTCTGA
- the LOC112876772 gene encoding casein kinase 1-like isoform X2: protein MLLQGGNGIPHLKWYGVEGEYNVMVIDLLGPSLEDLFNCCNRKLSMKTVLMLADQLINRVEYMHSKGFIHRDIKPDNFLMGLGRKANQVYIIDYGLAKKYKDLQTHKHIPYRENKNLTGTARYASVNTHLGIEQSRRDDLESVGYLLLYFLRGSLPWQGLKAGTKKQKYDKISEKKMLTSAEVLCKSYPSEFISYFHYCRSLRFEDRPDYSFLKKLFRDVFIREGYQFDYVFDWTALKYPQMSSNNKLVQQPSARITGAGPSGERTDKPSVGQEIRDRFTGAVEAFARRNPGSGRHGEHSRHKSHADSFGTSNEAVADSEKTRILSRGGSSSKMPAGPSSRPTSSGDCSGDQNRRWVSGSSGGSGRPSTAQRLQPSGGAENSRSSPRSPVSRNAAPGRGGSGSRDNTTFRSLERLSISTSRRK from the exons ATGCTATTGCAGGGTGGAA aTGGTATTCCACACCTGAAGTGGTATGGTGTCGAGGGGGAGTACAATGTTATGGTCATAGATCTTCTTGGCCCAAGCTTGGAAGACTTGTTTAACTGCTGCAACAGGAAACTTTCAATGAAAACAGTGCTTATGCTTGCTGATCAACTG ATAAATCGAGTGGAATACATGCATTCCAAGGGATTTATTCACCGTGACATCAAACCAGACAACTTCCTTATGGGCTTAGGCCGGAAAGCTAATCAG GTCTATATAATTGATTATGGGCTTGCTAAAAAATACAAGGACCTTCAGACTCATAAACATATCCCTTACAG GGAGAACAAAAATCTGACTGGAACAGCACGTTATGCCAGTGTGAATACTCATCTTGGAATAG AACAAAGCAGAAGAGATGATCTGGAGTCTGTTGGATATCTTCTGCTATATTTTTTAAGAGGAAG CCTCCCATGGCAGGGTCTTAAAGCTGGAACTAAGAAACAAAAGTATGACAAAATTAGTGAAAAAAAAATGCTTACCTCAGCGGAG GTTTTGTGCAAATCTTACCCTTCGGAGTTCATCTCATATTTCCACTATTGTCGCTCCCTGCGATTTGAAGACAGGCCAGATTACTCTTTTCTTAAGAAGCTCTTTCGTGATGTATTTATCCGCGAAG GATACCAATTCGATTATGTATTTGACTGGACTGCACTCAAGTACCCTCAAATGAGTTCTAACAATAAGCTTGTTCAA CAACCTAGTGCAAGAATAACTGGAGCTGGACCATCTGGCGAGAGAACAGACAAACCATCAG TGGGACAAGAGATACGGGATAGATTCACTGGTGCTGTTGAGGCATTTGCCAGGAGAAATCCAGGCTCTGGTCGCCATGGAGAACATTCCAGGCACAAAAGCCATGCAGATTCCTTTGGAACATCTAACGAAGCA gttgccGACTCGGAGAAAACGCGCATCCTGTCCCGGGGCGGGAGCTCGTCGAAAATGCCCGCGGGTCCGTCCAGCCGGCCAACCTCGTCGGGGGACTGCAGCGGCGACCAGAACCGCCGGTGGGTCTCGggcagcagcggcggcagcgggcgcCCGTCCACCGCGCAGAGGCTCCAACCCTCGGGAGGCGCCGAGAACAGCAGGTCGTCCCCTCGCTCCCCCGTGTCCCGGAACGCGGCGCCGGGGAGAGGTGGCTCCGGCTCGCGGGACAACACGACGTTCCGGAGCCTCGAGCGCCTCTCCATCAGCACGAGCCGGAGGAAGTGA
- the LOC112876773 gene encoding vacuolar protein sorting-associated protein 2 homolog 3, whose translation MNPFAKKPTPREVMRSSKRDLTNATRGIERDITSLQQEEKKLVAEIKRTAKTGNEAATKILARQLIRLRQQISNLQGSRAQIRGIATHTQAMHANTSVATGLQSASKAMGALNKQMAPEKQMNIMKEFQKQSAQMDMTNEMMSDSIDDVLDDDQAEEETEELANQVLDEIGVDIASQLSSAPKGKIAGKKVQVDESSELEELEKRLAALKNP comes from the exons ATGAATCCCTTCGCGAAGAAGCCAACGCCGCGAG AGGTGATGCGGAGCAGCAAGCGAGACCTGACGAATGCCACGCGAG GGATTGAGAGGGATATCACGTCATTACAACAAGAG GAGAAGAAGCTAGTTGCTGAAATTAAAAGGACAGCAAAAACTGGCAATGAG GCAGCAACAAAAATTCTAGCCCGTCAGCTGATCAGGTTAAGGCAGCAGATTTCTAATTTGCAAGGTAGCCGAGCTCAGATTCGAGGGATTGCAACACATACTCAG GCAATGCATGCCAACACTTCAGTGGCTACTGGTTTACAAAGTGCAAGCAAAGCAATGGGAGCTCTTAATAAG CAAATGGCACCTGAAAAGCAGATGAATATAATGAAAGAATTCCAAAAGCAGTCAGCACAAATGGATATGACA AATGAGATGATGTCTGATTCAATTGACGACGTCTTAGACGATGATCAGGCTGAGGAAGAGACTGAAGAACTTGCTAATCAG GTTCTGGATGAGATTGGTGTTGACATTGCCTCACAG TTGTCCTCAGCTCCTAAAGGAAAAATTGCCGGAAAGAAGGTTCAGGTTGATGAAAG TTCAGAGCTGGAGGAACTAGAGAAAAGGCTGGCTGCTTTAAAAAATCCATAG
- the LOC112876772 gene encoding casein kinase 1-like protein 10 isoform X1 has product MEHVIGGKYKLGRKIGSGSFGELYLGVNIQNGEEVGIKLEPVKTKHPQLHYESKVYMLLQGGNGIPHLKWYGVEGEYNVMVIDLLGPSLEDLFNCCNRKLSMKTVLMLADQLINRVEYMHSKGFIHRDIKPDNFLMGLGRKANQVYIIDYGLAKKYKDLQTHKHIPYRENKNLTGTARYASVNTHLGIEQSRRDDLESVGYLLLYFLRGSLPWQGLKAGTKKQKYDKISEKKMLTSAEVLCKSYPSEFISYFHYCRSLRFEDRPDYSFLKKLFRDVFIREGYQFDYVFDWTALKYPQMSSNNKLVQQPSARITGAGPSGERTDKPSVGQEIRDRFTGAVEAFARRNPGSGRHGEHSRHKSHADSFGTSNEAVADSEKTRILSRGGSSSKMPAGPSSRPTSSGDCSGDQNRRWVSGSSGGSGRPSTAQRLQPSGGAENSRSSPRSPVSRNAAPGRGGSGSRDNTTFRSLERLSISTSRRK; this is encoded by the exons ATGGAGCATGTGATTGGAGGGAAGTACAAGCTTGGGAGGAAGATTGGGAGTGGATCCTTCGGGGAGCTATATCTCG GTGTTAATATACAGAATGGAGAGGAAGTGGGAATAAAATTG GAGCCTGTGAAAACTAAACACCCACAACTGCATTATGAATCTAAAGTGTATATGCTATTGCAGGGTGGAA aTGGTATTCCACACCTGAAGTGGTATGGTGTCGAGGGGGAGTACAATGTTATGGTCATAGATCTTCTTGGCCCAAGCTTGGAAGACTTGTTTAACTGCTGCAACAGGAAACTTTCAATGAAAACAGTGCTTATGCTTGCTGATCAACTG ATAAATCGAGTGGAATACATGCATTCCAAGGGATTTATTCACCGTGACATCAAACCAGACAACTTCCTTATGGGCTTAGGCCGGAAAGCTAATCAG GTCTATATAATTGATTATGGGCTTGCTAAAAAATACAAGGACCTTCAGACTCATAAACATATCCCTTACAG GGAGAACAAAAATCTGACTGGAACAGCACGTTATGCCAGTGTGAATACTCATCTTGGAATAG AACAAAGCAGAAGAGATGATCTGGAGTCTGTTGGATATCTTCTGCTATATTTTTTAAGAGGAAG CCTCCCATGGCAGGGTCTTAAAGCTGGAACTAAGAAACAAAAGTATGACAAAATTAGTGAAAAAAAAATGCTTACCTCAGCGGAG GTTTTGTGCAAATCTTACCCTTCGGAGTTCATCTCATATTTCCACTATTGTCGCTCCCTGCGATTTGAAGACAGGCCAGATTACTCTTTTCTTAAGAAGCTCTTTCGTGATGTATTTATCCGCGAAG GATACCAATTCGATTATGTATTTGACTGGACTGCACTCAAGTACCCTCAAATGAGTTCTAACAATAAGCTTGTTCAA CAACCTAGTGCAAGAATAACTGGAGCTGGACCATCTGGCGAGAGAACAGACAAACCATCAG TGGGACAAGAGATACGGGATAGATTCACTGGTGCTGTTGAGGCATTTGCCAGGAGAAATCCAGGCTCTGGTCGCCATGGAGAACATTCCAGGCACAAAAGCCATGCAGATTCCTTTGGAACATCTAACGAAGCA gttgccGACTCGGAGAAAACGCGCATCCTGTCCCGGGGCGGGAGCTCGTCGAAAATGCCCGCGGGTCCGTCCAGCCGGCCAACCTCGTCGGGGGACTGCAGCGGCGACCAGAACCGCCGGTGGGTCTCGggcagcagcggcggcagcgggcgcCCGTCCACCGCGCAGAGGCTCCAACCCTCGGGAGGCGCCGAGAACAGCAGGTCGTCCCCTCGCTCCCCCGTGTCCCGGAACGCGGCGCCGGGGAGAGGTGGCTCCGGCTCGCGGGACAACACGACGTTCCGGAGCCTCGAGCGCCTCTCCATCAGCACGAGCCGGAGGAAGTGA